The region TCGGTGAGCAGGTAATCCGGATCCTGATTGGTGAAGTATCCGCCACCGCTGACGGGCGGCAACTGGCCGGGATCGCCGAGCACCAGGATCGGCGTGCCGAAGCTCATCAGATCCTTGCCGAGCGCCTCGTCGACCATCGAGCATTCGTCGACGATGATCAGCGCCGCCTTGGCGACCGGGCTCTGCCGGTTGATCGAAAACATCGGCGCGATCGAGGTCTTGCCGGTTTCCTCGTCCTCGACTGCCTCCTCGCCGCGCGGCCGGTAGATCAGCGAATGGATCGTCTTCGCATTGGAGGCGCCGCGCGAACGCAGCACTTGCGCCGCCTTGCCGGTAAAGGCGGCAAACAGCACGTCGCCGTCGACATTCTCGGCGAAATGCTTGGCAAGCGTCGTCTTCCCCGTTCCGGCATAGCCGAACAGGCGAAAGAGCGGCGAGCGCCCCTCATTCAGCCATTTCGAAACAGCCTTGAGGGCTTCGTCTTGTTGCGGCGCAAATTGCATGATCGGACGACTTGGCAGGATTCGCGGACGTTAGGCAAGGCGGAAAACCGCAAATCGCCCGGCGGGACGATCATCCGTCCCACCGCCGGTCCATGCCGCTGGCGCACATCGACGGGTCCTGCCCGATAGCGTCGGTCAAAAAATCCAGAACTGTCTTGACGCGCAGCGGCATGTTTCGTCTTGAGGGATAGACGACGGTGATCGGCAGCCGGCTCGGCTGAAAATCTTCCATCACGGGGATCAGCCGGCCGGCGGCGATATCGGGTACTGCGATGATATGGGAGAGCACCGCCAGACCCGCGCCGGCAAGCGCCGCCCGGTGAATGGCAACCGCGCTACAGGCGGTCAGCCGCGGCGCGATCCGAACCGAAATGTCTTCCGACCCATTGGAGAACGACCATGTCGCAACATCGCCAGCCCTGTCGTAGCACAGGCACTCATGCTCCTTGATGTCCTTCGGTGTCCTCGGCGGCGCCTTGCGCGCGAGATAGGCGGGCGATGCGACCAGGAAGGCCGTCGTCCAGCCGATCCGCCGGCAGACGAGGCTGCTGTCGGCGACCGAGCCCAGCCGCACTTCGAGGTCGAGGCGCTCCTCGATCATATCGGAGCTTTGCTCCCTGAAGAGCAGTTCCACGGAAAGTTTCGGATGGGCGGCGAGAAGATCGCCGAGCCGCTCGCTAAGGTAGAGGCCGAGCGGTGCCGGAACACTGAGCCTGACCTTTCCGGAAGCCATGGCTCCATCCGATCCAGTGGCATCGCCGAGCTCCTCCACCGCTTCAATAATTTTGAGCGCCATCGGCAGCATCCGTTCCCCTTCCGCCGTCAGCGACAGGCCACTGGTCGTGCGGTGCAGGAGGCGGGTATTGAAATGGCCTTCGAGGGCTGCGACCTGCCGCGAGACCGCCGGCTGCGTCACATCGAGATCATGTGCCGCCGCCGAAAACGAGCCCGTCTCGACGACGCGCTGGAAGGTCCGCAATGCCGAAACGATATCCATATCTGCCCCTCATACTTTTGCGCATAGGCTTTATGCAGGCAGCCTAGGCTGGAATGGCTTTACAGTCCAGCAATTAAGGATATCTTTTATCCATAAGGATATTACACATCCTTAATTAGAGGAGAAATGACATGAGCCAGCGATTGAACTACGCCCAGCAGTCCCCCGAGCTTTTCAAGAAATTCATGGAATTCAGCATGGCGCTGAGAAGCAGCGTCATCGACGAGAAGCTGCAGGCGCTCATCGAAATCCGCGCCTCGCAGATCAACGGATGCGGCTTTTGTCTCGATATGCATGTGAAGCAGGCAAAGATCCACGGCGAGACGGAGCTGCGGCTCCACCACGTCGCCATCTGGCGGGAATCGAACCTGTTCGTTCCCCGCGAGCGCGCCGCCCTTGCCTGGACCGAAGCGCTGACGAAACTTCCAGAAGGCGGCATTCCCGACGAGATTTACGAACGGGTTCGCGGCCAGCTTTCCGAAAAGGAAATCTCCGACCTGACCTTCGTCGTCATGGCCATCAATGCCTGGAACCGCGTCAATGTCGGCTTCAAGACCGTGCCCGGTTCGGCCGACAAGGCCTACGGCCTCGACAAGGCTGGCTTGAACTAAACCTTACAATTTATTGAGAAGATTCACCTTTGACGCCGCCGCACCCCGGCGGCGAACGGAGACCTGTTATGAAAATCGTTGTCATCGGCGGAACCGGCCTCATCGGTTCGAAGACTGTCGCCCGCCTGCGCCAGAAGGGACATGAGGTGATCGCCGCCTCACCGAATTCAGGCGTCAATACGATCACGGGAGAAGGGCTCGCAGAGGCGCTCGAGGGTGCCGAAATCGTGCTCGATCTTGCCAATTCGCCCTCCTTCGAAGACAAGGCCGTTCTCGAATTCTTCGAGACGTCGGGGCGCAATCTTCTCGCCGCCGAGAAAGCGGCCGGCGTCAAGCATCATATCGCGCTCTCCGTCGTCGGCACCGAGCGTCTGCAGGACAGCGGTTATTTCCGCGGCAAGCTTGCCCAGGAAAAGCTGATCAAGGCGTCGGGCATCCCCTATACCATCGTGCATTCGACGCAGTTCATGGAATTCCTGAACGGCATCGCCCAGTCGGGCACGGTCGGCCAGACGGTTCGCCTGTCGCCGGCCTATGTGCAGCCGATCGCCTCCGACGACGTCGCCGACGCCATGGCAGATGTGGCGCTCTCCGCGCCCGCCAACGCCGCGATCGAGATATCAGGTCCGGAACGGGCGCGCTTGAGCGAACTGGTCGCCCGATATCTGAAGGCCATGAACGACCTGCGTGTCGTCGAGGCCGATCCGGAAGCGAAATATTTCGGAGTTCGGCTCAACGACCAGTCGCTCGTTTCCGACGACAGGCCGCGGCTCGGTTCGATCACCTTCGAACAATGGTTCGCGAAATCCGCCCGGCCGAAGTGATTTTGTCCCTGGACGCGGCCACTGGGACGCGTCCTGCCACCCCAGCAAAGTTGGAGATTCCCATGATCAGAGCTTCATTCCTCGCCGCCGCCCTCGTCTGCCTGGCGGCCACCGGCGCCGGCGCCCACGACAGCAGCAAATCTGCCAAGGTCACCCTCGTCTATGAACACCCGCTTCCGAACGTGCCCGGCAAGAGCATCAAGGGCGTGCTGGTCGAATATGGTCCCGGTGGCTTCTCCGAAGGCCATACCCATCCCGACTCGGCTTTCATCTACGCCACCGTGCTTGAAGGATCGATCCGCAGCCAGGTCAATGACGGCCCGGTCAAGGTCTATCAGGCCGGCGAGAGTTTTTCCGAAATGCCGGGCGACCGCCACGGGGTCAGCGCCAACGGCAGCGAAACGAAACCCGCCCGCCTGCTCGCCGTGTTCGTGGTCGACACC is a window of Rhizobium sp. N324 DNA encoding:
- a CDS encoding cupin domain-containing protein — its product is MIRASFLAAALVCLAATGAGAHDSSKSAKVTLVYEHPLPNVPGKSIKGVLVEYGPGGFSEGHTHPDSAFIYATVLEGSIRSQVNDGPVKVYQAGESFSEMPGDRHGVSANGSETKPARLLAVFVVDTNQKELTYPLKK
- a CDS encoding carboxymuconolactone decarboxylase family protein, with the protein product MSQRLNYAQQSPELFKKFMEFSMALRSSVIDEKLQALIEIRASQINGCGFCLDMHVKQAKIHGETELRLHHVAIWRESNLFVPRERAALAWTEALTKLPEGGIPDEIYERVRGQLSEKEISDLTFVVMAINAWNRVNVGFKTVPGSADKAYGLDKAGLN
- a CDS encoding SDR family oxidoreductase, coding for MKIVVIGGTGLIGSKTVARLRQKGHEVIAASPNSGVNTITGEGLAEALEGAEIVLDLANSPSFEDKAVLEFFETSGRNLLAAEKAAGVKHHIALSVVGTERLQDSGYFRGKLAQEKLIKASGIPYTIVHSTQFMEFLNGIAQSGTVGQTVRLSPAYVQPIASDDVADAMADVALSAPANAAIEISGPERARLSELVARYLKAMNDLRVVEADPEAKYFGVRLNDQSLVSDDRPRLGSITFEQWFAKSARPK
- a CDS encoding LysR family transcriptional regulator — protein: MDIVSALRTFQRVVETGSFSAAAHDLDVTQPAVSRQVAALEGHFNTRLLHRTTSGLSLTAEGERMLPMALKIIEAVEELGDATGSDGAMASGKVRLSVPAPLGLYLSERLGDLLAAHPKLSVELLFREQSSDMIEERLDLEVRLGSVADSSLVCRRIGWTTAFLVASPAYLARKAPPRTPKDIKEHECLCYDRAGDVATWSFSNGSEDISVRIAPRLTACSAVAIHRAALAGAGLAVLSHIIAVPDIAAGRLIPVMEDFQPSRLPITVVYPSRRNMPLRVKTVLDFLTDAIGQDPSMCASGMDRRWDG